The following are encoded together in the Sparus aurata chromosome 1, fSpaAur1.1, whole genome shotgun sequence genome:
- the toporsa gene encoding topoisomerase I binding, arginine/serine-rich a encodes MSAIKIALQQSQKRGRRKTSEAMSAEVSPDSKCPICLDSFNNISYLDLCLHKFCFRCIHEWSKNKAECPLCKQPFNSIYHSIKSEQNFKKYDLKPVDNGSFGTFGGVRFRYRTTVTGVHRQMQGRTSSPPDNGVMFEASTNLPQQPQDRYIRRMMMRLAAKRKAASEGRAVNRIREQEMVNFRRELYRQGVRVRNVRDGGRCRDTSAEFFRRNPACLHRLIPWLKRELIVLYGAHGTLVNIVQHIIMSRITRFDMEDGAIQEELRPFLQGRTEHFLHEFISFAKSPYNMEAYDQHAVYDCPAPSSNEDSSSNSSVIAISEDEEHLVELDTPGNSTSTLSHSVWDDETPGPSYSTTAEQSRAECLSVLDSDLDSSSEEETQEFGASPQQIRILNQTDVTQAEGHKDDCLSSDSDDCVIVGFVKPTSERTPELVKLSSDSDESACEDTKEVPLLPQHIRFSSLSPVASQSSDRSGAGQTEHVETGRYHPSDAKERCSSSISSKHRKSSKSDRKDTDRRFDGNDGSRERHWSKDRDHRRRRWSKIGENWHSSKSPAVSHSSVSTLSRESGFSHSSGRDYSKCDSKYKSRDGDHSYQSYTHYSQGRSDSGIHYTERRSYYYSSRKYSDQHSYSRSRSRSRDSRRRDRRHSRSRSYSSSRSTSAKKRSHHDKPGGKRKYKTRHLEEPSEDAPPNSRAEGHSPALSTKHKKKSKEKRHKKSKERSKTSRSLSVELVNEGNSNERSKRHHKKKKKHKKKSKRHKSSERREKGSPSVITIDSDSDSVANDSVPQASSTNKEKLMDNTMDDPLAPASPSSNAELN; translated from the coding sequence ATGTCAGCAATCAAGATTGCCCTGCAGCAGAGCCAGAAGAGGGGCAGAAGGAAAACCTCTGAAGCAATGTCTGCAGAGGTGTCACCAGACTCCAAGTGTCCCATCTGTTTGGACTCGTTCAACAACATTTCTTACCTGGACCTCTGCCTGCACAAGTTCTGTTTCCGCTGCATTCATGAGTGGTCCAAGAACAAAGCAGAGTGCCCTCTATGCAAGCAGCCGTTTAATTCAATCTATCATAGTATAAAATCAGAGCAAAACTTTAAGAAGTATGACCTGAAGCCGGTGGATAATGGCTCTTTTGGGACTTTTGGAGGAGTGCGTTTTAGATACCGCACAACTGTCACTGGAGTCCATCGACAGATGCAGGGAAGGACCTCTTCACCTCCAGACAATGGAGTGATGTTTGAAGCCTCAACAAACCTTCCCCAACAGCCACAGGACCGTTACATCCGGCGCATGATGATGAGGTTGGCAGCCAAGAGGAAAGCGGCAAGTGAAGGGAGGGCAGTGAACCGCATCAGAGAGCAGGAAATGGTAAACTTCAGGAGGGAACTGTACCGACAGGGGGTGAGGGTTCGGAATGTACGCGATGGTGGACGCTGCCGAGACACCTCAGCTGAGTTCTTCAGAAGAaatcctgcctgcctgcacagACTGATCCCCTGGCTAAAGAGAGAACTCATAGTGCTATATGGGGCCCACGGCACTTTAGTCAACATAGTTCAACACATCATCATGTCTCGCATTACACGTTTTGACATGGAGGATGGAGCTATTCAGGAAGAGCTCAGGCCGTTCCTCCAGGGGCGCACAGAGCACTTTCTGCATGAGTTCATCAGCTTTGCAAAGTCCCCCTACAATATGGAGGCCTATGACCAGCATGCTGTCTACGACTGCCCAGCCCCTTCCTCTAATGAAGACAGCAGCTCTAACTCTTCCGTAATAGCCATCTCAGAGGATGAGGAACACTTGGTGGAGTTGGATACTCCAGGAAACTCCACATCTACTCTGAGCCACTCTGTgtgggatgatgagactccTGGGCCATCATATTCTacgacagcagagcagagcagagcagagtgtCTGTCAGTCCTCGACTCGGACTTGGACAGCAgttcagaggaggagacacaagAGTTTGGGGCTTCTCCACAGCAAATTAGAATTTTAAACCAAACAGATGTGACTCAGGCTGAAGGTCACAAAGATGATTGTTTGTCTTCTGACAGCGATGACTGTGTCATTGTAGGTTTTGTTAAGCCGACATCAGAGCGTACTCCGGAGCTGGTTAAGCTCTCCTCCGACTCTGATGAATCTGCCTGTGAAGATACTAAAGAAGTGCCGCTGCTACCTCAACACATTCGCTTCTCCAGTCTCAGTCCCGTAGCATCACAGAGTAGTGATCGAAGTGGTGCTGGACAGACAGAACATGTAGAAACAGGCCGCTATCATCCATCGGATGCAAAAGAAAGATGTAGCTCCTCAATATCTAGCAAGCACAGGAAGTCCAGTAAGTCTGACAGAAAAGACACAGATAGAAGATTTGATGGTAATGACGGATCTAGAGAGAGGCACTGGTCAAAGGACAGAGACCATAGGAGAAGAAGGTGGTCTAAAATTGGAGAGAATTGGCACTCAAGCAAGAGCCCAGCAGTCTCCCACAGCAGCGTCAGCACTCTGTCGAGAGAGAGTGGTTTTTCTCACTCTAGTGGCAGAGACTACTCAAAATGTGATAGTAAATATAAAAGCAGGGATGGTGATCACAGCTATCAGTCATATACGCATTACAGCCAAGGGAGAAGTGATAGTGGGATACATTACACAGAGAGACGGTCCTATTATTACAGTAGCCGCAAGTACTCAGATCAGCACTCGTACTCTCGCTCCAGGAGCCGCAGCAGGGATTCACGGAGACGGGACAGGAGGCATTCCCGATCTAGGTCTTATTCCAGCAGTCGTTCCACTTCTGCAAAAAAGAGATCTCACCATGACAAGCCTGGTGGAAAGAGGAAATACAAAACAAGGCATTTGGAAGAACCGTCAGAAGACGCACCTCCCAACTCAAGGGCGGAAGGTCACTCCCCCGCGTtgtcaacaaaacacaagaaaaagagcaaagagAAACGGCATAAAAAATCCAAAGAGAGGTCAAAGACTAGCAGGAGCCTCAGTGTGGAGCTCGTCAACGAGGGAAACTCGAATGAGCGAAGCAAACGTCACcataagaaaaagaagaaacacaagaagaaaagcAAAAGGCACAAGAGTAGTGAACGCAGAGAGAAGGGCTCACCCTCTGTCATTACcattgacagtgacagtgattCTGTTGCTAATGACAGTGTCCCCCAGGCCAGCAGCACTAACAAGGAAAAAC
- the ndufb6 gene encoding NADH dehydrogenase [ubiquinone] 1 beta subcomplex subunit 6 codes for MSGYTPDEKLREEQLSKLRRRWLKDQELSPREPVLPAKAPGAVAKFWAGFLEPKSLWRLYTYKAYRGGVFTLTRLLLPAWAVHYYVKYHVTQKPYGIVELKPRLFPGDTILETGEVVPDLPESHGHH; via the exons ATGTCTGGGTACACACCAGACGAGAAGCTCCGCGAAGAGCAGCTCTCGAAGCTCCGGAGACGGTGGCTGAAGGACCAGGAGCTCAGCCCGAGGGAGCCCGTGCTACCAGCCAAAGCTCCCGGCGCCGTCGCCAAGTTCTGGGCTGGTTTTCTGGAGCCCAAGAGCCTGTGGAGACTTTAC ACCTACAAAGCATACAGAGGTGGAGTTTTCACATTAACACGCCTCCTGCTACCTGCCTGGGCTGTTCACTACTACGTGAAATACCATGTGACT CAAAAGCCATATGGCATTGTGGAGTTGAAACCCAGGTTGTTCCCA GGTGACACCATCCTGGAAACAGGTGAAGTTGTTCCGGATCTGCCTGAGTCCCATGGTCATCACTGA
- the LOC115591350 gene encoding PRELI domain-containing protein 1, mitochondrial-like isoform X1, with product MVKYFCNTADIRSTWDHVVSAFWQRYPNPFSTHVLTEDVVYREVTADNRLLSRRLLMKTNRLPRWAEVLFPTGMSRSVYIIEDSIVDPVNRSLTTYTWNLNHTTLMSVEERCIFRDSVEQPATTLLKREAWISSGVYGFSRPIQEFGLARFKSNQVKAMKGLEYALSNLQGETPQRLLRDTVKDASEKAKEAAKSLASAAAVPQKPQQYV from the exons ATGGTCAAGTATTTTTGTAACACCGCAGACATCAGGAGTACGTGGGACCATGTTGTCTCTGCTTTTTGGCAGAGGTACCCTAATCCGTTCAG CACCCATGTTCTCACAGAGGACGTTGTGTACCGGGAGGTGACTGCGGACAACCGGCTCCTCTCCAGACGCCTCCTGATGAAGACCAATCGTTTACCTCGTTGGGCAGAGGTTCTCTTCCCCACTGGCATGTCTCGCTCTGTATACATCATTGAGGACTCTATCGTGGATCCTGTGAACAGGAGCCTGACCACCTACACCTGGAACCTCAACCACACAACTCTGATG TCAGTGGAGGAGCGTTGTATTTTCCGGGACTCGGTGGAGCAACCAGCCACCACCCTGCTAAAACGGGAAGCGTGGATATCCTCAGGAGTTTATGGCTTCTCCAGACCGATTCAG GAGTTTGGATTGGCCCGCTTCAAGAGCAACCAGGTGAAGGCCATGAAAGGGCTGGAATACGCGCTGTCCAACTTACAGG GAGAGACGCCCCAGCGGCTGCTCAGGGACACGGTGAAGGACGCGTCAGAGAAGGCCAAGGAGGCGGCCAAGAGCCTGGCTTCAGCCGCTGCTGTCCCACAGAAGCCCCAGCAGTACGTCTGA
- the LOC115591350 gene encoding PRELI domain-containing protein 1, mitochondrial-like isoform X2, whose translation MVKYFCNTADIRSTWDHVVSAFWQRYPNPFSTHVLTEDVVYREVTADNRLLSRRLLMKTNRLPRWAEVLFPTGMSRSVYIIEDSIVDPVNRSLTTYTWNLNHTTLMSVEERCIFRDSVEQPATTLLKREAWISSGVYGFSRPIQEFGLARFKSNQVKAMKGLEYALSNLQGIGI comes from the exons ATGGTCAAGTATTTTTGTAACACCGCAGACATCAGGAGTACGTGGGACCATGTTGTCTCTGCTTTTTGGCAGAGGTACCCTAATCCGTTCAG CACCCATGTTCTCACAGAGGACGTTGTGTACCGGGAGGTGACTGCGGACAACCGGCTCCTCTCCAGACGCCTCCTGATGAAGACCAATCGTTTACCTCGTTGGGCAGAGGTTCTCTTCCCCACTGGCATGTCTCGCTCTGTATACATCATTGAGGACTCTATCGTGGATCCTGTGAACAGGAGCCTGACCACCTACACCTGGAACCTCAACCACACAACTCTGATG TCAGTGGAGGAGCGTTGTATTTTCCGGGACTCGGTGGAGCAACCAGCCACCACCCTGCTAAAACGGGAAGCGTGGATATCCTCAGGAGTTTATGGCTTCTCCAGACCGATTCAG GAGTTTGGATTGGCCCGCTTCAAGAGCAACCAGGTGAAGGCCATGAAAGGGCTGGAATACGCGCTGTCCAACTTACAGG GGATTGGCATCTGA